In the Sus scrofa isolate TJ Tabasco breed Duroc chromosome 6, Sscrofa11.1, whole genome shotgun sequence genome, one interval contains:
- the LOC100624852 gene encoding melanoma antigen preferentially expressed in tumors-like — protein sequence MSVWNPLRLRDLAGMSLLKDEALAITALEYLPTELFPPLFMEAFYGSHRETLKAMVQAWPFGRLPLGGLMQFPHARALQAVLDGLDVLLAQRVHPRRCKLRVLDLRNTSHDFWSMWSGARAPMCSRMLKAPVAEDRSRAEHPLAPMEIFIDLCLSEKTLDGFLSYFMSWVEERLLSIHLCCKKLRVLSMDKKNIQVLRMVRLDCIQEVEVSCTWPLSTLATFAPLLGQMSNMQRLLVSRVHVSAPEEQEQHCLQFTSQFLRLQHLRDLHLEAPSFLEGRLDQMLRCLMSPLENLAITNCLLTESDVTHLSQCPSISQLKGLDLSGITLTHFSPYILQVLLEKVASTLQELYLEKCGIVDPQLEAILPALSHCSALTSFSVRGNLLSLAIVQKVLGCTTGLPGLCQELYPPPRESYSSLGTLLPGRLAQVRAELLESLRALGRPRTIWISYSPCPHCGNDAFKHAERIVYS from the exons ATGAGTGTCTGGAACCCTCTGAGACTGCGGGACCTGGCAGGAATGAGCCTGCTAAAGGACGAGGCTTTGGCCATCACTGCTCTGGAGTATCTGCCCACGGAGCTCTTCCCCCCACTGTTCATGGAGGCCTTCTATGGGAGTCACAGGGAGACCCTGAAGGCCATGGTGCAAGCCTGGCCCTTTGGCCGCCTGCCCCTGGGAGGCCTGATGCAATTTCCTCATGCAAGAGCCTTACAAGCCGTGCTGGATGGGCTGGATGTCCTGCTTGCCCAGAGGGTTCACCCCAG GAGGTGCAAACTGCGGGTGCTGGATTTGAGGAATACTAGCCATGACTTCTGGAGCATGTGGTCTGGAGCCAGGGCCCCCATGTGCTCAAGGATGCTGAAGGCACCGGTGGCTGAGGACAGGTCAAGGGCAGAGCATCCCTTGGCCCCCATGGAAATATTCATTGATCTCTGCCTCAGTGAGAAGACCCTGGATGGATTCCTCTCTTACTTCATGAGCTGGGTGGAAGAGAGACTACTCTCAATACACCTGTGCTGTAAGAAGCTGAGGGTGCTTTCAATGGACAAGAAAAACATTCAGGTTCTGCGTATGGTGCGGCTGGACTGTATCCAGGAGGTGGAAGTGAGTTGCACCTGGCCGCTGTCCACCCTGGCCACGTTTGCCCCTCTCCTGGGTCAGATGAGCAACATGCAGAGGCTTCTTGTCTCTCGTGTCCACGTATCTGCGCCTGAGGAGCAGGAGCAGCATTGCCTCCAGTTTACCTCTCAGTTCCTCAGGCTGCAGCACCTCCGGGATCTCCATCTGGAAGCTCCCTCCTTCCTTGAAGGCCGCCTGGACCAGATGCTCAG GTGCCTGATGAGTCCCTTGGAGAACCTGGCAATAACCAACTGCCTGCTTACAGAATCAGACGTGACCCACCTGTCCCAGTGCCCCAGCATCAGTCAGCTAAAGGGcctggatctgagtggcatcaCCCTGACTCACTTCAGTCCTTACATCCTGCAGGTTCTGCTGGAGAAAGTTGCATCCACCCTGCAGGAACTGTACTTGGAGAAGTGTGGGATCGTGGACCCCCAGCTGGAGGCCATCCTGCCTGCCCTGAGCCACTGCTCAGCGCTCACCTCCTTCAGCGTGAGGGGGAACCTCCTCTCCCTGGCCATCGTGCAGAAGGTGCTGGGCTGCACCACAGGACTGCCCGGTTTATGCCAAGAGCTCTACCCTCCCCCTCGGGAGAGTTACAGCTCTCTGGGTACCCTTCTTCCAGGGAGACTCGCCCAGGTTCGGGCTGAGTTGTTAGAGAGCCTGAGAGCCTTAGGACGACCCAGGACCATCTGGATTAGCTACAGCCCCTGTCCTCACTGTGGAAATGACGCATTCAAACATGCAGAGCGCATTGTGTACAGCTGA